Proteins co-encoded in one Opitutus terrae PB90-1 genomic window:
- a CDS encoding uracil-DNA glycosylase produces MHHALTALTDELRRLKAAGVKTVVVSDDSVAALRRAVAKRGHGTPAKTVAERVEPSPGSPSIAEATEGRPTLATPEPDRGTVTPPVGDRAPAETEAPVARAATIPAPKPFTLPEGDKAARFAALREHVLADAVCCAHVRPGKKVVLGVGSLEAKIMFVGEAPGAEEEIQGEPFVGPAGQLLTKMIGAMGLRRDEVYIGNIMNWRPEMPVSASGVQYGNRPPNGEEMNYCLPYLRAQIEIVNPEVLVALGSTAAQGLLGIGSFKALGEVRGRWHTFADKPLMVTYHPSYILRNQSNRSKRMIWEDLLKVMERAGLPIAEKQRGYFLDK; encoded by the coding sequence ATGCACCACGCACTCACGGCGCTCACTGACGAACTGCGGCGACTCAAAGCCGCAGGCGTGAAGACGGTCGTCGTGTCCGACGACAGCGTAGCCGCATTGCGCCGCGCGGTGGCGAAGCGTGGGCATGGGACGCCAGCCAAGACCGTTGCCGAGCGCGTTGAGCCCAGCCCGGGGTCGCCCTCCATCGCTGAAGCTACGGAGGGCAGGCCGACCCTTGCCACACCCGAGCCGGATCGCGGTACGGTCACCCCGCCTGTGGGGGATCGCGCGCCGGCTGAAACTGAGGCACCCGTGGCAAGAGCGGCCACGATTCCCGCGCCGAAACCCTTCACGCTGCCGGAGGGCGACAAGGCCGCGCGGTTTGCGGCGTTGCGGGAGCACGTGCTGGCGGATGCGGTGTGTTGCGCCCACGTCCGGCCCGGCAAAAAGGTGGTGCTGGGCGTGGGGAGCCTCGAGGCGAAGATCATGTTCGTCGGGGAAGCCCCGGGCGCGGAAGAGGAAATTCAGGGTGAACCTTTTGTCGGTCCCGCAGGACAATTGCTGACCAAAATGATTGGCGCAATGGGACTACGACGTGACGAGGTTTACATCGGCAACATCATGAACTGGCGGCCGGAGATGCCGGTCAGCGCGAGCGGCGTGCAGTACGGCAACCGTCCGCCGAATGGCGAGGAGATGAATTACTGCCTGCCGTATTTACGCGCGCAGATCGAGATCGTGAATCCGGAGGTACTCGTGGCGCTGGGCTCGACCGCGGCGCAGGGCTTGCTCGGTATCGGATCGTTCAAGGCGCTCGGCGAAGTGCGGGGGCGCTGGCACACGTTTGCCGACAAGCCGCTCATGGTAACCTACCATCCCAGCTACATCCTCCGCAATCAGTCGAACCGCTCGAAGCGGATGATCTGGGAGGATCTGTTGAAGGTGATGGAACGCGCCGGACTGCCGATTGCAGAAAAACAACGCGGATATTTTTTGGACAAATGA